Proteins found in one Oncorhynchus mykiss isolate Arlee chromosome 3, USDA_OmykA_1.1, whole genome shotgun sequence genomic segment:
- the LOC110520099 gene encoding LOW QUALITY PROTEIN: Golgi reassembly-stacking protein 2 (The sequence of the model RefSeq protein was modified relative to this genomic sequence to represent the inferred CDS: substituted 2 bases at 2 genomic stop codons) gives MGGAQSIEIPGGGSEGYHVLRVQENSPGHRAGLEPFFDFIISVSDTRLNKDDDTFKDLLKVNVEKPIKMLVYSSKTIELREATVTPNNMWGGQGLLGVSIXFCSFEGANENVWHVLEVEPNSPAAMAGLRPHTDYVIGADTVMNESEDLFSLIETHEGKGLKLYVYNTDTDNCRDVVIIPNFEWGGEGSLGCGIGYGYLHRIPTHTFEEGKNISFPGHIPSEPVSPLKDGFTEVQLSAVSSQSAVPSAPTGLEQNLFDLSVSSAPLTVPSALPTGVPTVPMLPSQVSHLLSTIPPVIPATTLSGLMSLPGGLPPLHKLANLNVTLPDLGTVSLPGIGGMPPAGFPPLAPLPPLNLSMLNSQLPLVPGVTPSEFTLPPSSASGNSQXADTLILDATSSSRAPVVSDTLTETLLPTPVASSEHREAPVT, from the exons ATGGGGGGTGCACAGAGCATCGAAATACCTGGAGGAGGATCCGAAGGTTATCACGTCCTCAGG GTGCAAGAGAATTCCCCTGGGCATCGTGCAGGATTGGAACCATTCTTTGACTTTATTATTTCCGTCAGTGACACAAGATTG AACAAAGATGATGACACATTTAAAGACTTGCTGAAGGTGAATGTGGAGAAACCCATCAAGATGCTGGTATACAGCAGCAAGACGATTGAGCTGAGGGAGGCAACAGTCACACCCAACAACATGTGGGGAGGTCAGGGGCTTCTGGGTGTCAGCATCTGATTCTGCAGCTTCGAAGGAGCCAATGAGAATGTGTGGCATGTTCTG GAAGTGGAGCCAAACTCTCCTGCAGCCATGGCTGGTTTGAGACCACATACTGACTATGTCATAGGTGCAGACACTGTCATGAACGAG TCTGAGGATCTCTTCTCCCTCATTGAGACGCATGAAGGGAAAGGGCTTAAGTTGTATGTGTATAACACTGACACGGACAACTGTCGCGACGTGGTTATCATTCCAAACTTTGAATGGGGTGGAGAGGGCAG CCTAGGCTGTGGGATTGGCTATGGCTACCTGCACAGGATACCCACACATACATTTGAAGAGGGTAAGAACATCAGTTTCCCTGGACATATTCCAAGTGAACCAGTTTCCCCACTTAAGGATGGCTTCACAGAG GTTCAGCTCTCTGCTGTCAGTTCTCAATCTGCAGTGCCTTCTGCTCCAACTGGGTTAGAACAAAATCTCTTTGACCTGTCAGTCAGCTCAGCTCCTCTCACTGTCCCGAGCGCTCTTCCAACAG GAGTACCTACTGTGCCAATGTTGCCTAGCCAAGTCAGCCACCTGCTAAGCACTATACCTCCAGTCATCCCTGCTACCACATTATCAG GTCTAATGTCGTTACCCGGAGGCCTACCTCCCCTTCACAAACTGGCTAATTTAAATGTCACTTTACCAGACTTGGGCACTGTGTCATTACCAGGTATTGGAGGGATGCCACCAGCAG GTTTCCCTCCATTGgcccctcttcctcccctaaACCTATCCATGCTCAACTCCCAGCTGCCTCTGGTCCCAGGAGTAACTCCATCAGAGTTCACTCTCCCACCTAGCTCCGCAAGCGGCAATTCCCAATGAGCAGACACCCTCATCCTGGACGCAACATCCTCCTCCAGAGCCCCAGTGGTCAGTGACACATTGACAGAAACACTCCTCCCTACACCAGTGGCTTCCTCTGAACATagagaagcaccagtgacttga
- the LOC110520100 gene encoding serine/threonine-protein kinase tousled-like 1-B isoform X2 — protein sequence MECSGSLSARLRADPPSCNDRGSHRHPPGTMEELHSLDPRRQELLEARFMGAVTGTGGSTGGSTGSTSGGTKGMTNNDCSNQSFGSLGSSSDKESESSDVKRGSSPAYSTPEKKHSESSRGRKRKPDIQSESSQGKSIVRGPKISDYFDFQGGNGSSPVRGLPPVIRSPQNSHSHTAQVSSIRQNSSSPTSLSFGDHVMHPKQLAVKCVQTDLTGLKLAALESNKNLDLEKKEGRIDDLLRANCDLRRQIDEQQKLLEKYKERLNKCITMSKKLLIEKSTQEKQACREKSMQDRLRLGHFTTVRHGASFTEQWTDGFAFQNLVKQQEWINQQREEIEKQRKLLAKRKPPSSSNSQAPTTNSEPKQRKTKAVNGAENDPFLKPSLPQLLTLAEYHEQEEIYKLRLGHLKKEEAEIQAELERLERVRNLHIRELKRINNEDSSQFKDHPTLNDRYLLLHLLGRGGFSEVYKAFDLIEQRYAAVKIHQLNKNWREEKKENYHKHACREYRIHKQLDHPRIVKLYDYFSLDTDTFCTVLEYCEGNDLDFYLKQHKLMSEKEARSIVMQIVNALRYLNEIKPPIIHYDLKPGNILLVDGTACGEIKITDFGLSKIMDDDSYGADGMDLTSQGAGTYWYLPPECFVVGKEPPKISNKVDVWSVGIIFFQCLYGRKPFGHNQSQQDILQENTILKATEVQFPVKPVASNEAKAFIRRCLAYRKEDRFDVHQLGRDSYLLPHMRRSSSSGNLQLGAGGSGPASSSIISY from the exons GCACCATGGAGGAGCTGCACAGTCTGGACCCCCGGAGACAGGAGCTGCTGGAGGCTCGCTTCATGGGTGCGGTCACTGGCACTGGGGGCAGTACCGGGGGCAGCACAGGCAGCACCAGCGGGGGAACCAAA GGAATGACGAACAATGACTGTTCAAATCAAAGTTTTGGAAGCCTGGGGTCTTCTAGTGACAAAGAGTCAGAG AGCTCCGACGTGAAAAGGGGGAGCTCTCCTGCATATTCG ACTCCTGAAAAGAAACACTCTGAATCATCCAGGGGAAGAAAAAGGAAACCTGATATCCAATCAGAGAGCAGCCAAG GGAAGTCTATCGTGCGAGGACCCAAAATTAGTGATTATTTTGAT TTCCAAGGAGGGAATGGGTCCAGTCCTGTGAGAGGTCTCCCCCCAGTGATCCGCTCACCCCAGAACTCACATTCCCACACCGCGCAGGTTTCCAGT ATTAGGCAAAACAGCTCATCTCCTACGAGTCTGTCTTTTGGGGACCATGTGATGCATCCTAAGCAGCTAGCAGTCAAATGTGTGCAG ACTGATCTGACGGGGCTCAAGTTGGCTGCCCTTGAAAGTAACAAGAACCTGGACCTTGAGAAAAAAGAAGGCAGAATAGATGATTTGCTTAGG GCAAACTGTGATCTCAGGAGACAGATAGATGAACAACAGAAATTACTTGAAAAGTACAAAGAACGCTTAAATAAATGCATCACCATGAGCAAGAAGTTGCTCATAGAAAAG AGCACCCAGGAAAAGCAGGCGTGCCGGGAGAAGAGTATGCAAGACAGACTACGGTTAGGCCATTTTACCACTGTACGACATGGAGCCTCCTTCACAGAGCAGTGGACAGATGGCTTTGCCTTCCAAAACCTAGTCAA ACAGCAAGAGTGgataaaccaacagagggaggaaatcGAGAAGCAGAGAAAACTCCTAGCAAAGAGGAAACCCCCATCCTCCAGCAACTCCCAAGCACCAACCACAAACTCTGAGCCAAAGCAACGCAAAACCAAGGCAGTGAACGGCGCGGAGAACGATCCCTTTCTCAAGCCCAGCCTACCTCAGCT GTTGACTCTAGCAGAGTACCATGAGCAGGAGGAGATTTACAAACTGCGACTCGGCCATCTCAAAAAG GAAGAAGCTGAAATCCAGGCGGAGTTGGAGCGCCTGGAGAGAGTGCGGAACCTTCACATTCGGGAACTTAAGAGAATAAATAATGAGGACAGTTCACA ATTCAAAGACCATCCGACTTTGAACGATAGGTATCTACTCCTGCATCTTCTGGGAAGAGGAGGCTTTAGTGAAGTTTACAAG GCGTTTGACTTGATTGAGCAACGGTATGCTGCTGTGAAAATTCACCAGCTCAACAAGAACTGGCGGGAGGAGAAAAAAGAGAACTATCACAA ACACGCCTGTCGAGAGTACAGAATACACAAGCAGCTGGACCACCCCAGAATCGTCAAGCTGTATGACTACTTCTCACTGGACACAGACAC GTTTTGCACAGTTTTGGAGTACTGTGAAGGAAATGACCTGGACTTCTACTTGAAGCAGCACAAGCTAATGTCAGAAAAGGAGGCCCGCTCCATTGTCATGCAGATTGTGAATGCTCTCCGATACCTGAACGAAATCAAGCCCCCCATCATCCACTATGACCTCAAGCCAG GTAACATCCTGCTTGTTGATGGCACAGCTTGTGGGGAAATCAAAATCACAGACTTCGGTTTGTCCAAAATCATGGATGACGACAGCTACGGTGCAGATGGCATGGACTTGACCTCACAAGGAGCAGGGACCTACTG GTACTTGCCTCCTGAGTGTTTTGTTGTTGGCAAAGAACCTCCAAAGATCTCCAACAAGGTGGACGTGTGGTCTGTTGGCATCATCTTTTTCCAGTGTTTATATGGAAGAAAA CCATTTGGTCACAATCAGTCTCAGCAGGATATCCTGCAGGAGAACACAATTCTTAAAGCAACCGAAGTTCAGTTTCCTGTCAAGCCTGTTGCCAGTAATGAAGCTAAG GCCTTTATAAGGCGATGCTTGGCATACAGGAAGGAGGACCGGTTTGATGTTCACCAGCTGGGAAGGGATTCCTACCTGCTCCCTCACATGAGGAGGTCCAGCTCTTCAGGGAATCTGCAGCTGGGCGCTGGTGGCTCAGGACCTGCCTCCTCCAGCATCATCTCGTACTGA
- the LOC110520100 gene encoding serine/threonine-protein kinase tousled-like 1-B isoform X1 — MSVQSNSGSLEGTPSWSQISTSLSQQHITAVVKAKGGTMEELHSLDPRRQELLEARFMGAVTGTGGSTGGSTGSTSGGTKGMTNNDCSNQSFGSLGSSSDKESESSDVKRGSSPAYSTPEKKHSESSRGRKRKPDIQSESSQGKSIVRGPKISDYFDFQGGNGSSPVRGLPPVIRSPQNSHSHTAQVSSIRQNSSSPTSLSFGDHVMHPKQLAVKCVQTDLTGLKLAALESNKNLDLEKKEGRIDDLLRANCDLRRQIDEQQKLLEKYKERLNKCITMSKKLLIEKSTQEKQACREKSMQDRLRLGHFTTVRHGASFTEQWTDGFAFQNLVKQQEWINQQREEIEKQRKLLAKRKPPSSSNSQAPTTNSEPKQRKTKAVNGAENDPFLKPSLPQLLTLAEYHEQEEIYKLRLGHLKKEEAEIQAELERLERVRNLHIRELKRINNEDSSQFKDHPTLNDRYLLLHLLGRGGFSEVYKAFDLIEQRYAAVKIHQLNKNWREEKKENYHKHACREYRIHKQLDHPRIVKLYDYFSLDTDTFCTVLEYCEGNDLDFYLKQHKLMSEKEARSIVMQIVNALRYLNEIKPPIIHYDLKPGNILLVDGTACGEIKITDFGLSKIMDDDSYGADGMDLTSQGAGTYWYLPPECFVVGKEPPKISNKVDVWSVGIIFFQCLYGRKPFGHNQSQQDILQENTILKATEVQFPVKPVASNEAKAFIRRCLAYRKEDRFDVHQLGRDSYLLPHMRRSSSSGNLQLGAGGSGPASSSIISY; from the exons GCACCATGGAGGAGCTGCACAGTCTGGACCCCCGGAGACAGGAGCTGCTGGAGGCTCGCTTCATGGGTGCGGTCACTGGCACTGGGGGCAGTACCGGGGGCAGCACAGGCAGCACCAGCGGGGGAACCAAA GGAATGACGAACAATGACTGTTCAAATCAAAGTTTTGGAAGCCTGGGGTCTTCTAGTGACAAAGAGTCAGAG AGCTCCGACGTGAAAAGGGGGAGCTCTCCTGCATATTCG ACTCCTGAAAAGAAACACTCTGAATCATCCAGGGGAAGAAAAAGGAAACCTGATATCCAATCAGAGAGCAGCCAAG GGAAGTCTATCGTGCGAGGACCCAAAATTAGTGATTATTTTGAT TTCCAAGGAGGGAATGGGTCCAGTCCTGTGAGAGGTCTCCCCCCAGTGATCCGCTCACCCCAGAACTCACATTCCCACACCGCGCAGGTTTCCAGT ATTAGGCAAAACAGCTCATCTCCTACGAGTCTGTCTTTTGGGGACCATGTGATGCATCCTAAGCAGCTAGCAGTCAAATGTGTGCAG ACTGATCTGACGGGGCTCAAGTTGGCTGCCCTTGAAAGTAACAAGAACCTGGACCTTGAGAAAAAAGAAGGCAGAATAGATGATTTGCTTAGG GCAAACTGTGATCTCAGGAGACAGATAGATGAACAACAGAAATTACTTGAAAAGTACAAAGAACGCTTAAATAAATGCATCACCATGAGCAAGAAGTTGCTCATAGAAAAG AGCACCCAGGAAAAGCAGGCGTGCCGGGAGAAGAGTATGCAAGACAGACTACGGTTAGGCCATTTTACCACTGTACGACATGGAGCCTCCTTCACAGAGCAGTGGACAGATGGCTTTGCCTTCCAAAACCTAGTCAA ACAGCAAGAGTGgataaaccaacagagggaggaaatcGAGAAGCAGAGAAAACTCCTAGCAAAGAGGAAACCCCCATCCTCCAGCAACTCCCAAGCACCAACCACAAACTCTGAGCCAAAGCAACGCAAAACCAAGGCAGTGAACGGCGCGGAGAACGATCCCTTTCTCAAGCCCAGCCTACCTCAGCT GTTGACTCTAGCAGAGTACCATGAGCAGGAGGAGATTTACAAACTGCGACTCGGCCATCTCAAAAAG GAAGAAGCTGAAATCCAGGCGGAGTTGGAGCGCCTGGAGAGAGTGCGGAACCTTCACATTCGGGAACTTAAGAGAATAAATAATGAGGACAGTTCACA ATTCAAAGACCATCCGACTTTGAACGATAGGTATCTACTCCTGCATCTTCTGGGAAGAGGAGGCTTTAGTGAAGTTTACAAG GCGTTTGACTTGATTGAGCAACGGTATGCTGCTGTGAAAATTCACCAGCTCAACAAGAACTGGCGGGAGGAGAAAAAAGAGAACTATCACAA ACACGCCTGTCGAGAGTACAGAATACACAAGCAGCTGGACCACCCCAGAATCGTCAAGCTGTATGACTACTTCTCACTGGACACAGACAC GTTTTGCACAGTTTTGGAGTACTGTGAAGGAAATGACCTGGACTTCTACTTGAAGCAGCACAAGCTAATGTCAGAAAAGGAGGCCCGCTCCATTGTCATGCAGATTGTGAATGCTCTCCGATACCTGAACGAAATCAAGCCCCCCATCATCCACTATGACCTCAAGCCAG GTAACATCCTGCTTGTTGATGGCACAGCTTGTGGGGAAATCAAAATCACAGACTTCGGTTTGTCCAAAATCATGGATGACGACAGCTACGGTGCAGATGGCATGGACTTGACCTCACAAGGAGCAGGGACCTACTG GTACTTGCCTCCTGAGTGTTTTGTTGTTGGCAAAGAACCTCCAAAGATCTCCAACAAGGTGGACGTGTGGTCTGTTGGCATCATCTTTTTCCAGTGTTTATATGGAAGAAAA CCATTTGGTCACAATCAGTCTCAGCAGGATATCCTGCAGGAGAACACAATTCTTAAAGCAACCGAAGTTCAGTTTCCTGTCAAGCCTGTTGCCAGTAATGAAGCTAAG GCCTTTATAAGGCGATGCTTGGCATACAGGAAGGAGGACCGGTTTGATGTTCACCAGCTGGGAAGGGATTCCTACCTGCTCCCTCACATGAGGAGGTCCAGCTCTTCAGGGAATCTGCAGCTGGGCGCTGGTGGCTCAGGACCTGCCTCCTCCAGCATCATCTCGTACTGA